Proteins encoded by one window of Panicum virgatum strain AP13 chromosome 7N, P.virgatum_v5, whole genome shotgun sequence:
- the LOC120683952 gene encoding putative pentatricopeptide repeat-containing protein At5g08490 — protein sequence MRAHCSRLNRTSYAAASAYASSGKAARRALHAAAPAPDHRQLGGAPPGLGVPAAQHLGCTPGEGLRPGALELAAAIRSASSVPDGARARAIGRCLHGLAVKAGRVASSAAVAKAVMDMYGRSGGLADARLVFDEIALPDAVCWNILIAASSRGGRFHVTVRLFRSMLACGAVQSMPTAVTVAVVVPACAKWRRLQTGRSVHGYVVKTGLESDTLCGNALVSMYAKCGGRRAMDDACRAFSSIGCKDVVSWNSIVAGYIENGLFQEALGLFGQMISQGFLPNYSTVVNILPVCSFTEFGRYYGKEVHGFVVRHGLDMDISVCNALMTHYSRVFETKALESVFASMDGRDIVSWNTIIAGYVMNGYHSRALDLFQGLLSTGIAPDSVSFISLLTACAQLRDVKAGIGVHSYIFRRPALLQETSLMNALVTFYSQCDRFDDAFRAFTGILNKDLISWNAILSACANSEQHIEGFFGLLGEMCHQWDSVTVLNVVRMSAFCGIKMVREVHGWSLRVGYTGETSVGNAILDAYVKCGYSQDASILFRNLAGRNIVTDNIMISCCMKNNCIEDAEVIFNHMAEKDLTSWNLMIQLYAQNDMDDQAVSLFNHLQSEGLKPDIVSITGILEACIHLCSVQLVRQCHTYMLRSSLEDIHLEGALLDAYSKCGNITNAYNIFKVSPKKDLVTFTAMIGCYAMHGMAEEAVELFSKMLKLGIRPDHVVLTTLLSACSHAGLVDAGIKIFNSIREIHRIEPRAEHYACMVDLLARRGRLQDAYMFALDMPPHAVNANAWGSLLGACRVHGEIELGKLAGDHLFTMEAGNIGNYILMSNIYAADEKWDGVEHVRKLMKSKDMKKPAGCSWIEVEKTRHLFIASDVKHQDRSCIYDMLGCLYQQIKDTQTQNMAMIQSM from the coding sequence ATGCGCGCGCACTGTTCCCGCCTCAACCGCACGAGCTATGCAGCCGCCTCAGCCTACGCTTCTTCCGGCAAGGCGGCGCGACGCGCGCTccacgcggcggcgcccgctccCGATCACAGGCAGCTCGGTGGCGCGCCGCCCGGGCTCGGTGTGCCCGCCGCGCAGCACCTTGGGTGCACGCCCGGCGAGGGCCTCCGGCCGGgcgcgctcgagctcgccgcggcgatCAGGTCGGCCTCGTCGGTCCCGgacggcgcccgcgcccgcgccatcGGGAGGTGCCTCCACGGGCTCGCCGTTAAGGCCGGGCGCGtggcgagcagcgcggcggtAGCGAAGGCGGTCATGGACATGTACGGGCGGTCCGGGGGCCTCGCGGACGCCCGCCTGGTGTTCGACGAAATTGCGCTCCCCGACGCCGTGTGCTGGAACATCCTCATCGCCGCGTCCTCTCGCGGCGGGCGCTTCCACGTCACGGTCCGTCTGTTCAGGTCGATGCTCGCTTGCGGCGCGGTGCAGAGCATGCCGACCGCGGTGACGGTGGCTGTGGTTGTTCCGGCATGCGCCAAGTGGAGGCGTTTGCAGACTGGCAGGAGCGTCCATGGGTACGTGGTCAAAACCGGCTTGGAATCAGATACTCTGTGTGGAAATGCGTTGGTGTCGATGTATGCAAAGTGTGGTGGAAGGAGGGCAATGGATGACGCATGCAGAGCATTTTCTTCGATTGGTTGTAAGGATGTTGTTTCATGGAATTCAATCGTTGCAGGGTACATAGAGAATGGGTTATTTCAGGAGGCACTTGGGCTGTTTGGCCAGATGATCTCACAGGGATTTCTTCCGAATTATTCAACAGTGGTTAACATTCTTCCCGTGTGCTCATTCACAGAGTTTGGGAGGTATTATGGGAAAGAAGTTCATGGTTTCGTGGTCCGGCATGGTTTGGACATGGATATTTCTGTTTGCAATGCACTGATGACACATTATTCCAGAGTGTTTGAAACGAAGGCTTTGGAGTCTGTGTTTGCAAGTATGGATGGGAGGGATATCGTATCTTGGAACACCATTATTGCCGGATATGTGATGAATGGGTATCACTCTAGGGCGCTAGACCTATTTCAGGGGCTTCTGTCCACAGGAATTGCTCCCGATTCTGTTTCTTTTATCAGTCTGCTCACTGCTTGTGCTCAATTACGTGATGTCAAAGCAGGGATTGGGGTTCACTCTTATATCTTTCGAAGGCCAGCGCTTCTACAAGAAACATCCTTAATGAATGCTCTCGTCACATTTTATAGCCAGTGTGACAGGTTTGACGACGCTTTCCGTGCTTTCACAGGTATTCTGAACAAAGATTTAATATCATGGAATGCAATTCTGTCTGCTTGTGCTAACAGTGAGCAGCATATTGAGGGGTTCTTTGGACTGTTGGGTGAAATGTGCCATCAGTGGGACTCAGTCACAGTCTTGAATGTTGTACGCATGAGTGCCTTCTGTGGGATTAAGATGGTTCGTGAAGTGCATGGCTGGTCCCTACGAGTTGGTTATACAGGTGAAACTTCAGTAGGGAATGCTATTCTGGATGCGTATGTGAAGTGTGGATACTCACAGGATGCAAGTATACTTTTCCGAAACCTTGCTGGGCGGAATATTGTAACTGACAATATAATGATTTCTTGCTGCATGAAGAATAACTGTATAGAGGATGCTGAGGTGATCTTCAACCATATGGCTGAGAAAGATTTGACTTCATGGAATCtgatgatccaattgtatgcaCAAAATGACATGGATGATCAAGCTGTCAGTCTGTTTAATCACTTGCAGTCTGAAGGATTGAAACCTGATATTGTCAGCATTACAGGGATTCTTGAGGCTTGCATCCATTTGTGTTCTGTACAGCTTGTGAGACAATGCCATACCTACATGCTCAGATCATCCCTAGAAGACATCCATCTTGAAGGGGCTCTTCTTGATGCGTACTCGAAGTGCGGCAACATAACCAATGCATATAACATCTTTAAAGTCAGCCCAAAAAAGGACCTTGTCACATTCACTGCCATGATTGGATGTTATGCGATGCATGGAATGGCAGAAGAGGCAGTAGAGCTGTTCTCTAAAATGCTTAAACTTGGCATTAGGCCGGATCATGTAGTTCTCACCACACTGCTGTCAGCATGCAGTCATGCTGGGCTTGTTGATGCAGGAATCAAGATTTTCAATTCCATCAGAGAGATTCACAGAATTGAGCCTAGAGCTGAACACTATGCATGTATGGTTGATCTTCTTGCCCGTAGAGGACGTCTCCAAGATGCATATATGTTTGCCTTGGATATGCCCCCTCACGCAGTCAATGCAAATGCATGGGGCTCCCTTCTAGGGGCATGCAGAGTCCATGGAGAAATCGAACTTGGCAAGCTTGCAGGTGATCACTTGTTCACTATGGAGGCTGGGAACATTGGGAACTACATCCTTATGTCAAACATCTATGCAGCTGATGAGAAATGGGATGGTGTTGAGCATGTCAGGAAACTTATGAAGTCCAAAGATATGAAGAAACCTGCAGGATGCAGCTGGATTGAGGTTGAGAAGACCAGGCATTTATTCATAGCCAGTGATGTTAAGCACCAAGATAGGTCTTGTATTTATGATATGTTAGGATGTTTGTATCAGCAGATCAAAGATACCCAGACACAGAACATGGCAATGATACAATCTATGTGA